The region aaaataatatttttatctatgttggatgatacatagaaattatgaagaaactaacatttccttcttcctttttttgggcAGTCCTAGGTTTGAAATGCCCTTGACTTGAGCCACATTACCCCTCAGGAACTAGCCCTGAAAAAGACCACATTGTAGACAGCTGCAGCAATGCACAGTCactactcaacctttctctctcactcagatCCAGGGTCCTGAATTTATCAGAAACAGATTCTGTCAATTGGTCTTACTGGTATTAATGTGagaaatgagaatacattttaaaagacctgcAGTGATAGTACGTAGTACTTCGAAAGTTTTCAAAACCTAAAGACTAGACAGGTAGAATCTAACAACTTGTGTGttcatttgcttccttcttttgagacagagtgttgttctgtcacccagtctgagtgcagtggcctaatctcaactcattgcaacctctacctcctgtgttcaagcaattctcctgccacaccctccccagtagctgggactacaggcatgcaccatgacacccagttactttttttgtatttttatcagagatgaggttttgccatgttggccaggctagtcaggatctcctgtcctcaggtgatccattcaccttggcctcccaaagcgttggaaatacagatatgagccactacacccagccagaataacaactttctaaagaagtatcttttttctctctctctttacaggaTTTGGGAGACATCATGGCAAGGTATGTTTTTGGTCATCATTGCAGGCCGAAGCACAAGGTGTGCTATGAAAAACATCAAGCTGttttcaacaaagtgaaaacataatttgttaacataatgtgtcagtgtgattgtgtgtgtatgtgtgtgtactcagGTGTTCGTGTGTtatgttgaatatgttttcttatgccctgtatcagattttaatcttttcttactttcccaaGTGACTCAGGGGGTAATGTTTTGAAGAGTTCAATGCAGAAGTTACTAGGATATAGTTGCCTAATTTTAAGATTCAGAATCATAATTAGAAACAAACTATTTGGTGGCAGATAGAGAGAGAGGCAATTATCTTTCAGTGGTAGTAGGTTAGAAATGGAGTGAATCCTTAGAAAGATTCCCTAAGAGAGCCATAAACCCATCCTAGGATTGTGGAGTTACATGACAATATCAGAAGTGGGTTTGAATGAAGGATTTCCTGTTGGAATCTTTTCTTAAACACAGACACCAGAAAGGTTAACCAACTGCACCTGCTTCCTTGCAGGAGCGAGTCCGTGCTGCTGCACATGCCCCAGCCTGTGAATCCAGAGTTAACTGCAGGGCCCATCACTGGACTGGTGCACAGGCTCAACCGCTTCCGAGGTGAGTGTCGCTGTCTTGCTGGGATCAATATGTAATGTCTTCAAGTATGGTTTCTATGGGCAGTTTTCCTAGTGTAATGATATTTCATCTGGAAGAAACTAGTTTGTGAATAagtctttatatttatagtttcactATCATCAAAGAGACTAAACTAAAAGCTGGTAAAATGTAATAAGAATCAGCCATATAAcatattacttagaaaaacataaaacatgcagAATGGCTCCTTAGGACTTAGAAACATTCTCTGACAAAATTTCATGTATACAAGTATTACATGAGGTATACAGAACTGAGTTAATTCAGGACATTTCAACTTCAAATTAAGTGCTGTTAATGATTGTGATTTggtgacagtgtttttttttttaagtaaacttcaGGTGAAGTTTCatagcatttgtaattttaatcatgTGCATTTTAATCAACCAAAACACCCATGAGTAACTTAAATAACAATGCAAATCTGAGAATCTGCAAACAATAGGAAAGTGATTTGGTGGTTGATGAGGCCTTAGATAGAACTCCAGGACAGATCATGATCAATCAGGCAGATAAAAGAAGTCTGTGCTGAAATCCAGCATGAAAGTCAGATAATTCCTGCAAGGAATCTGCACTTTCCAGAAGATggattcagattttctctttaagtatGAATTTGCTTACTTAAGTGGCAGATCATATTTCTGGCAAAGTGATAATTGATTTAGGTGTAAGAATGGCTCCCCACCTCGtctcctgtccccagcctcctgctcttccctgacagggaagaggaaatgcacatatattttattgccatGGACTTGGATGCAGTGCAAGAGCTTCCAGTTTTTCAGTTGTTATAAGAAGTAGCTGACTAGACTTAGGCATGACAATCCTCCCcttatatttttgagtttatagAAATTGTGGTCCTTGTAGTTTAGCCGTGTACTTATGCAGGTATCCTAACACCCTCTGATTCCAACATTTTTCCAGACAAAAGTTGCCTTTTAATCTTGACCTGTGGTTTCTAGTGAGAGTCTCTTTCTTATCTGAACCTAAGAATGTAGAAGCTGCTTTTCACTggaacattctcttttttctacagtggaaatttccttcaattatgaagtAAGCAATCACAATATCAGCCTGTTTGAGGATGTGAGAAGTTGGATGTGTAGACCTGAACGGGAAGGTGGATCTGTGAATTCTGACAGACCTGACTATTTTGCTGCATGGGGAGCCCAGGGCTTCTCCTCTGGGAAACACTATTGGGAGCTGGATGTGGACGACTCTTGGGACTGGGCTCTGGGTGTCTGTAAGGACTCCCAGATAAGGAATAATGGCACCATGATTACATCTGtggacatatttcttcttttatgtgtgaAGGTGAATCATCATTTCCGTCTCTTGACCAGCTCTCCAATGCTTCCTCACTATGTAGAGAAACCTCTGGGCCGGGTTGGTGTGTTTCTGGATTTTGAAAGTGGAAATCTGAGTTTTTTGAATGTAGCCAAGAATTCCCTCATATGGTGTTACCCGGATGGCTCCTTAAATTTCCCTGTCAGGCCTGTCTTTTACACTGGCCACAGATGATTAAGATAAAGAAAGCTGACTGTTTGGGAACTGCATGTACAAGGGAGTCCTTCACTGTTCAAGCAAAGGAATCATACTGTTcgggctttttttctgttttagtgtcactttattacagttaaataaaaaatatgtaaaatgcaaaatagttttgtatgcttttctacaattaaaataatctctaatggCCCATTACCTAAAGTGTATATTGTGATTTTCAACTGCTTTGTGAATTTATTGGATGGAATTCTGGAAATATGTGGGTGTGTGATTCCAGCTGAATGATCTCAGGCAGGAACATAATTTGCACATCATGGACAGACAGGATTTTGTACAATGCATTTGCAAGTGTGGGAGCTCCCTCCTATTGATACAATAAAGTCTGCACCTCATCACTTTAGGGGGAACATTTATTTTACACCTAAATTGTCACTGAATCTTTGGGCAAAAATGAGGATTTAACAGGCATGTGTCCTATGGTGACaaaaacacattctgagaaatgcattattaagtgatttttatcactgtgtgaacatcagaGAGAACTTACAAAAACCTAGATAGAACAGCCATCTGCAGACATGGGCCAAATGGTGCAGCCTGAGGAGCCTTGCTTCTCTGAGAACTTGCCAGCAATGCCTGAGCTAGAACCCAAAAGGTTTAACCCACATTGACTTCTGTAgctgtttaaaaaagcaaacagcatcaCCCAGGGGAAAATAGACAGAGGAGCAGACTGtctgctttaaaatgtgtttatacttAAAATTCACACAGATTGTGAATTCTCACTGATAACCTAGACCTGAGACATCATCATCACCTCATGTTACAGTGGGAACACATTAgtgtcaggaaaaaagaaaacaagacaaaacaagcaaaacccaGTTCTGATAAAAACCCAGATTCTAGTGAGTCAACTGAGTCTGTCTACCTACcacatggtcattttcatgatcacCAATTAAATAATGGCAACAGATGTTCCACTCCCAGTCTAGCAGATGATCCTGACTGATGTCTGGGGTTCCTCAGTTGGGGCTGTTACCTCGAATATATTCAAAGGGCCTCTTCACATAGCCACTTGGGCTTGCTCACAGCATGGTAGTTACCTTTCCACAGTGAAGATTCCCACAGAGTCAGGAGAAGTGTTATTATGCTAGAGTAAAACATCAGCTATAGTCACAACACTACACAAAGTAAAGGGACTAGAACATTCAACAGTAGCAGTCTTGAAGTTACATCATAGGAAGAGAATGTGGGATGGAATGTATCTTTAAGAAGTGGACATTGAGGATCTACATCCAGAGACTGTGGTCCTATAAAACATGAGCTCTAAGAAGCCCTTTAGATCTGCTCCAGATTCGTGTAAAAGGGCAATTGACAATTGAgaccaaaaaagaattaaatattcttttggaattttttttcaagatttagtATCAACTGAACAATCATTATgaaaacaacatggcaaaaccattgaggaagaTGCACAAGATACTGAAGTAGAGGGAGTGAAGGATGATCCATCTCCTTCAAGATGACCAGAGACAGACCCACTAACTCTAGGACAGTGAGATGAAAAAGGTCAGTGCACCCTTGGCAGGAACCCCTCTGATGTCTCTAAGTGGCTGGAAACTATTAATGTAGGCCTTCTGAGTGCCTTGTACTTTTCAAGATTTCTTGATGGTAAGAGCCACTAACCAGATTTCATAATACATAGAATACCTTCAGCACAGAGGGTGAAAAAGTCTTTCCTTCAAAagccagaagttcagaaacttgTAGCCACGGCATCCAATGGACCTTACTGTAAGTGTGGACTAAAGAGAGAGAAGCATTGGCTTTAACCTCAGATAAACGCTGTTCCATTCTCACTGCCCTGTGACTCCCATACTCACAAGGGAAGGTGAGGTTAGGTGCTGTGGCTATTCCTTCTTCTGGACTGTAGAAATGTTTGATGCTGACTCAGAGATATgttctctgtttattaaaatcTAATGCCTATTAACATTCTGCTGTGAAGGAGATAGGCTGTGTCCTGTCACAGGCCTCtcaccctgtgcccatatgttccaCTCCTCTGGCCCTTCGTGATCCATGATGCCTGCCAGAATCACTGAGATTCTTCTCCACCTCCATCAGTCCTCTGGCCCAGGTCTCAGAACACAGGTCCCTGTCTATCCATTTCTCATTATCTGCCCTTGTCCTTCAAATTCTCAACATAAGAAAAGTTGGTCATCAAAATATCCTGGAATGGGAAACAAGGGTTTCCTCTTTGGCCTGAGACCCAGCAATGCAGATGCAGGATTCAAAGgtaggaggaggaagcaaaagtggatGCCCTTGAAACTACTCAGTCACATCCTTGTGACATCTGAAAAGGTAAAAGGTATTTGGGGTTAAACAATTGGAACGGAGAAAGAGGACAGTCACGTTCAGGTgtatatggagaaagagagattctGTCAGTGCCTTACACAAAGTACAACTCTCTTACTTTAATGGGATGTACCCATGCATGTGTCAGAAAAGTAATCCTAggtgagaaaaagcaaagtcataGTGAAGAAGGGATCCAGATAAAGAAGGGAACAGGCAACATTTcctgcacatttcaaaatgatcatTTCCCGGAATTAGCATGAAGTGTCTGTTGTATATCAGTAtccaaagtgaaaaagacagcTGAGAGTAATATGGTGTCATGGTTTAGAGCAATGTCTTGAAGTTAAACTGCCTCACTTTGATTCCCACACCCACTGCTTATAAGCCTCATTCCCAGAACAAAGTGCCTTTCTCAAAgcaatgtgtgtggatgtggactCCATGGGTGTGTTATgcgtatatttacataatatagtgttgatatatacacagtaattgtgtgtacacacacacacacacacacacacacacacacacacacacacacacatatcctgcacctatataaaataattggatCAGTACCttgcaaaatggttaaaatttacttaaacaaaCAGCTATAAGACAGAGAAACTGTAAAGGtagttcagccaaaaaaaaaagcaaataaatgggaataagagaaataacagaaacttatgaggaggcaaggaaaaaaagagcaaatcattGAGAGAGAACCCAGGTTTAAGATAGCAGTAAGTGAAAGtgccagaaaaagcattttaaaacccaaagaactataaatcgttctactataaagacacatgcacatgtgtattcattgctgccctgtgtacaatagcaaagacctggaaccaacccaaatgctcatcaatgatagactggacaaagaaaatgtggcacatatgcaccatggaataccacactgccatgaaaaacaatgagttcatgtcctttgtagggacttggatgaatctagaaaccatcattcttagcaaattgacacaagaacagaaaacgaaacaccacatgttctcactcacaggcgggtgttgaacaatgcaaACATgtaactcagggagaggagcatcacacactgggggcagttgggggaggctaggggagggacagcagggggtagggagtgtggggagggataacatggggagaaatgccacatatagtatgcacctatgcaacaaccctgcatgatctgcacatggaccctagaacctaaagtacaatttaaaaaaattaaaaaatttaacaaagttctTTAAAACTTCTAACATTTGCATTAGAAGATTGATTAGAGAAAGGACACATTTGCATATCACCTGGGACGGAGGTTTCATTGGTTCTCACACTCAGGGTTCTAAGATGCCATGATCGTGACATGCAGCAGTCACAGATctcaaggatcactggagctctccaacctgcctcaaaagaaagcagaaaatgctgaAGGTCTCGGCTAAGGGATTCACTATCTAGGACTTGGGCTTTAGCCTGTGAATCACCTTCCTGTATGTTGTCCTCAATTTGTAGAGTTGTGACACAATGCTACTTTTCAGCTCCCAGAACATCTCAAATGACACCACAGGCTGCTCCCCTAGGCTCCTAAGCCTTGCTGTGTCTCCTAGTCTTAGTTTGGAGAGCCATGGTGGTTCTCAGTCACCCTCAGAGTATGGGAGGCAGACACCCCAGCCAGTTTATAGTGGAGCCACAGAAAAATGGGAGACTTAATGAGGCTGTGTGAGGACACTGGGAATATGAAGTATAAAGGACTGAACCCATATGTTCTGGCTTCAACATTTTTCCCAATCACCCAGGTGTGCACCCACTCAGGACTCAACTTTCCTTTTGTTCAGTGATGCCTGTCAAATAAgctttaaataaacttccataGATTAGGGAGATCTGGCTCTTAGCTTAACAGGTTCAATGAAGGACTTCACATGACTGATTATCTGTGAGAAATGAACCCTGATTTCCTGGGGTTGAGaatattatagattttataatgtcttcacatttcagtccacatttattttatgaatatgctccaaaattttatttgctttctttttttttgaagatgtgTTCATATTTCAGTCCACCTTTATTCTGCAAActatgctgaaaattattttactactttctaactctctctctctctctctctctttctgagacaTGGGTATCTCATTGTACTATAAAAATCTGCATTCTCTATCTACTAgattattctttcaaatgtaaatagattttgtACTATCCATTCCATAAGTAATTTATACTGCCTTTTACTTTGTAATCTACTATATACATTGGTTTATTacactttgtgtttctataacaGAATTCCTGAGGTTAGGTATTTTGTAATAGAAAGAAGTCAATGCCCACAATCCTGGCTACTGAAAGTCTAAGATTGGGCAGATGGACCTGGTGAGGGACTCTGGTAGAGTTCATTTATTCCAGGAAGTGGAGAAGAAGCAGGCAGGTTCAGAGACATTAtgtggtgagagagaaagcaagagagagaaaccaggaagacagattttttaaaaaacaacttgctCTCTCAGAAACATAATCATTCCTGCTGAAGCTAAACTTCACAAccccatctcagcccaaaaacatGAAGGcattcccatgacccaaacacctcggAGTAGGCTCTACCTCTCAACACTGATAAACTGGAGATCAGTTTCAACATGGGATTTCACAGAAAGGAGCCAAACCATAGAACATATGATAGTTTAAGTGATGGTAGCCTcctcattttaagttttattttctccttccctatcactttatctttttttaataaattgaagatCCCGGAAAAGTTTCAAAATCAgcactatgaaataaaattttgttgtaattatttaaaacctaaacataatgatattttcttagacAGTGAATCTGGCATTcaatctatttcttgattttgttggcATTCATCACTtagaattttcattcattatgttcttggaaacttcaatgcaatatttctttatattaggtcttttatttgttcatatatttgttagctgcACATGTAGTATGTATTATGTTCTAAGAATTGCATTAGAAAGTGAGAATATAGTGGCAAATAAGACCAATTCTGGCCTTACCATTTTAGAATGTACAGTTTCATAGTAATATCTACAAATTGAATGAGAATTTGTTGGATATTATGAGGAGCTAGCATAATATTCTTAGAGTGTGTAATAATAACTGTCTGGTCTACAGATGGTGGGAGGAATTTCccaaaatgcttttgtttgaggttttctgaaaagtaatgaatgatTAGGATTTAGAGACATAATCAGCCAGATACTTGGATCTACCCATCTAGATCAGACTTCAAGAGAAAACTAAGAGCTCTAATGAGTTCAGTAACTGAGATATTCAGCACTTTATTCTTCTACCCCAACTTAGTTTAAATAGGTGAGTAAAACACATTGTTTACAATATGAATGCCTtggataaattatgtgaaatgccagaaacaagacacaaagaaccacatattgtatcatttgatttgcacaaaatgtctacaatgcacaaatccataaagatcttaggtatatatacttatttgtagCTCTAACTCTcactatgcatataaaaatagagacaattataaacaagagacaagaataacacagaagagagaattctcagatttttctcaagaacaaaaacaaaggttctctaataacaattatatatatggactgcaattctttctttttcagatatggtTGAGCTTCCTTGAAGAGACTACATAGTTAAGTGTGTTGATTAATACCCTGCAATGGAGATTGTATTGCTTAGGTAGAGTATCTTTAAGGTCccatgtaattgttttaaaaggtataaaccttaaaaactattttgagtttgtttcattttgtcttttagccactcaataataaattttctgtgtattcttttccCAGCGTCGTAGAGACTAGAAGCCCAGAacatctatttcttcataattcctgCCAGCAGAATTTTAGATTGTATTCCACAAATACAAGGCATTAACAAAAGCATTGGAGGGGATAACAGAAGCAAGTATCACTCCTGTTCACGTGGGTGCAGCAAAGAATCACATGGGACAGGACATGCATATGACAGACATAAGGTTTTGCTAGTGACTGTGGACATTGTCTATCAAAATACTCCCACTAGTGCTGCAGAAGTCTGAGAAAATCAATGACTACTTCCCATGTTAACTAAACAATTTTGGTCTTCTAGAAGTCACTGGCagatttccttggctttttcttcctcagatttTCTATAAAACAGCTATTTTATAAGAGCtgtttctaaattcctttattaaatatctttctgtttgctATAGCTACAgtgctttctgtcttcatggtCATAGCAAGACTTGTTGAGAAAAAATGCGCAAATGACATACCAATAATACAACGTTTATAAACAGcaacttttaatataatatgctatattttaatttcttattggtaTCATCATTGATGCCATGCTCTACTTcacatgtcaaaaatattttaaattggctataaatatatatgcttatatttaatctgtgagaaaaaaaatgaaatcattagttTAAGAGCATGAATTATTGTCACTTCTAGGAATCACTTAAGGAATAACCGTAATAGATTGttgtaataattatgtttttttaattcacaggtaGCCTTACTGAAGcatattctgacttttattttcaatgggctaaacaaacaaaattttatgtcttgattttctcactttcagtttgtaatacatatttaatttccatagtcACTGGGTAACTATAACATGGAAAAcacaatttatttctaaaattagctcTTTGTGTTTaatatcattcattaaataaaatgtagtttttaaaacaattgcctctgatggcagtggtggcctatctggagcagcctctgtgggggtgccagctgcagtgggggaggcacagccagggctgcacactccatggagcCAGCGGGAGCCAGGAACAGGTGGGAAGCCTGCCCCCTGCTGAgttggtgaggcagaagagctagGCTCAGGGACACAGCTGCAGCTATCCAGCTGCAGCTCCAGACTCAGGATCCCTGCACTCTTGGGGACCAGGAAGCGCCTCTCCCCCAAGTGGCTCAGATGTCTCTGTTCTTACTCCCTGGACTCTGCCTTTCCCTTGGCACCTGCAATAATTTTGGAGGAAAGCTGTGGTCAAGCCCGAGTGCTGTTGCA is a window of Saimiri boliviensis isolate mSaiBol1 chromosome 19 unlocalized genomic scaffold, mSaiBol1.pri SUPER_19_unloc_4, whole genome shotgun sequence DNA encoding:
- the LOC141583334 gene encoding tripartite motif-containing protein 43-like, whose product is MSLQAYALLRAQMIRVEYMKVHPVLHKEEKQHLERLGKEHEEIFPQLQRSCINMHQKKKHLKEMYRELMEMCHKPDVELLQDLGDIMARSESVLLHMPQPVNPELTAGPITGLVHRLNRFRVEISFNYEVSNHNISLFEDVRSWMCRPEREGGSVNSDRPDYFAAWGAQGFSSGKHYWELDVDDSWDWALGVCKDSQIRNNGTMITSVDIFLLLCVKVNHHFRLLTSSPMLPHYVEKPLGRVGVFLDFESGNLSFLNVAKNSLIWCYPDGSLNFPVRPVFYTGHR